One region of Cheilinus undulatus linkage group 4, ASM1832078v1, whole genome shotgun sequence genomic DNA includes:
- the LOC121508986 gene encoding sialidase-3-like — translation MGNKTSAPVGNTVFLSKKHNVYRIPALFYDNDRKILMAFAEKRRNSSDASAKALVMRTGTLHKDATTHKVRVKWSGLKLVKEAKIQGYRPMNPCPLYEKTSKTLFLFFICVEGTYSEQFQIIFNCNKARLCYITSKDGGQSWSGVNDLTGKLREIKSWATFAVGPGHGIQTESGRLIVPVYGYESRIKNCRRNPYSLFLYSDDKGKTWQFISKIEKVSLECEMAEVSDDTGLKSIYCNARSKGGCRVEALNKNDGNGFSILQSKLVETGGGCQGSVVSFPAQNEGTQDKNPNKWLLYSHPSSKSKRSDLGVYLNKVPSDSSAWSKPWIINRGPSGYSDLAYIGDGYFALLMECGKQSEIEQIAYKVFSYKDILYGIRE, via the exons ATGGGCAACAAAACCTCAGCTCCAGTGGGAAACACTGTCTTTCTTTCTAAGAAGCATAATGTTTACAGGATCCCTGCACTGTTCTATGACAATGACAGAAAAATCCTCATGGCCTTTGCAGAAAAGAGGAGGAATTCAAGTGATGCAAGCGCAAAGGCACTGGTCATGAGGACAGGAACTCTGCACAAGGATGCAACAACTCATAAAGTGAGAGTAAAG TGGTCTGGGCTCAAACTGGTAAAGGAAGCAAAGATCCAAGGATACCGTCCCATGAACCCCTGCCCACTGTACGAGAAAACCAGCAAgaccctcttcctcttcttcatctgtGTTGAAGGAACCTACTCGGAGCAGTTCCAGATAATCTTCAACTGCAACAAGGCCCGTCTCTGCTACATCACAAGTAAAGATGGCGGCCAAAGCTGGAGTGGTGTGAATGATCTTACTGGTAAACTGCGTGAAATCAAGAGCTGGGCCACATTTGCTGTTGGTCCAGGTCATGGTATCCAAACAGAGAGTGGGAGATTGATTGTCCCAGTTTATGGGTATGAATCACGCATTAAAAACTGCCGCCGTAATCCATATTCACTCTTTCTTTACAGTGATGATAAAGGGAAAACATGGCAGTTTAtcagcaaaattgaaaaagtgtcCCTTGAGTGTGAAATGGCAGAGGTGTCTGATGACACAGGCCTCAAGTCCATCTACTGCAATGCTCGCAGTAAGGGAGGCTGCAGAGTGGAGGCTCTTAATAAGAATGATGGGAATGGATTTAGCATCCTCCAGTCTAAGCTGGTGGAGACAGGTGGAGGCTGTCAGGGAAGTGTGGTGTCCTTTCCAGCTCAAAATGAAGGTACTCAGGACAAGAACCCAAACAAGTGGCTGCTCTACAGCCACCCAAGCAGTAAATCCAAACGCTCTGATTTAGGGGTTTATTTGAACAAGGTGCCGAGCGACTCTAGTGCATGGAGTAAACCTTGGATCATCAACAGAGGACCCAGTGGTTACTCTGACCTGGCTTACATTGGTGATGGGTATTTTGCTCTACTGATGGAGTGTGGGAAGCAGAGTGAGATCGAACAGATCGCCTACAAAGTTTTTAGCTACAAGGACATCCTGTATGGCATTAGAGAGTAA
- the LOC121507756 gene encoding sialidase-3-like — translation MDNTTSAPEEDDNTVFISKDNIYRIPALFYDSDRKILMAFAEERTDSSDTSSKALVMKTGTLHKDATTHEVKVKWSELKLVKEAHIEGYRPMNPCPLYEKTSKTLFFFFVCVEGTTSECSQICRNQNKGRLCYITSKDGGQSWSGVTDLTGKLRQIKNWAVFAVGPGHGIQTEDGRLIVPVYGYESHWVIWKRKPYSLFLYSDDKGKTWQFSNKIEKVSLECEMAEVSDDTGLKSIYCNARSKGGCRVEALNKNDGNGFSILQSKLVETGGGCQGSVVSFHAQSEDAQSQNANKWLLYSHPSSKSKRSDLGVYLNKVPSDSSAWSKPWIINRGPSGYSDLAYIGDGYFALLMECGKHSEIEQIAYKVFSLEEVIQGIGE, via the exons ATGGACAACACAACCTCAGCTCCAGAGGAAGACGATAACACTGTCTTCATTTCTAAGGATAATATTTACAGGATCCCTGCACTGTTCTATGACAGTGACAGAAAAATCCTGATGGCCTTTGCAGAGGAGAGGACGGATTCAAGTGATACCAGCTCAAAGGCGCTGGTCATGAAGACAGGAACTCTGCACAAGGATGCAACAACCCATGAAGTGAAAGTAAAG TGGTCTGAGCTCAAACTGGTAAAGGAGGCACATATTGAGGGATACCGTCCCATGAACCCCTGCCCACTGTACGAGAAAACCAGCAAgaccctcttcttcttctttgtttgtgttGAAGGCACCACCTCTGAGTGTTCCCAGATATGCCGCAACCAAAACAAGGGTCGTCTCTGCTACATCACAAGTAAAGATGGCGGCCAAAGTTGGAGTGGTGTGACTGATCTTACGGGTAAACTGCGTCAAATCAAGAACTGGGCTGTGTTTGCTGTTGGTCCAGGTCATGGCATCCAAACAGAGGATGGAAGATTGATTGTCCCAGTTTATGGGTATGAATCACATTGGGTAATTTGGAAGCGTAAACCATATTCACTCTTTCTTTACAGTGATGATAAAGGGAAAACATGGCAgtttagcaacaaaattgaaaaagtgtcTCTTGAGTGTGAAATGGCAGAGGTGTCTGATGACACAGGCCTCAAGTCCATCTACTGCAATGCTCGCAGTAAGGGAGGCTGCAGAGTGGAGGCTCTTAATAAGAATGATGGGAATGGATTTAGCATCCTCCAGTCTAAGCTGGTGGAGACAGGTGGAGGCTGTCAGGGAAGTGTGGTGTCCTTTCACGCTCAAAGTGAAGATGCACAAAGCCAGAATGCAAACAAGTGGCTGCTCTACAGCCACCCGAGCAGTAAATCCAAACGCTCTGATTTAGGGGTTTATTTGAACAAGGTGCCGAGCGACTCTAGTGCATGGAGTAAACCCTGGATCATCAACAGAGGACCCAGTGGTTACTCTGACCTGGCTTACATTGGTGATGGGTATTTTGCTCTACTGATGGAGTGTGGGAAGCACAGTGAGATCGAACAGATCGCCTACAAAGTTTTCAGCCTTGAGGAAGTCATTCAGGGCATAGGGGAGTAA